One segment of Onychomys torridus chromosome 3, mOncTor1.1, whole genome shotgun sequence DNA contains the following:
- the LOC118580321 gene encoding taste receptor type 2 member 140-like encodes MKATLEYILLIILDMEIIIGILGNGFIILVNILDFDKRRKISSLDMIFTALAISRLAFLWSLFIILLISELYPSLMITGKVLRITNIFWTLTNHFSIWLATCLSIFYFLKIANFSNSIFLSLKWRVRKVVSVTLLVSLLFLFINIIVINSYVVIKIDGYKANMSYSSSSNDYVEFSRFPLLTNTMFTLIPFTVSLTTILLLIFSLWRHLKNMQLNVKGSRDTSTAAHIKALKMVVTFLFLYTIFFLAFVIQSWKNEIQHKNLFNLLLDDIAFVFPSGHSCVLILGNTKLRQAFLSMMWWLRCRLNAAEPLIFRSHRESSPIF; translated from the coding sequence ATGAAGGCTACTCTAGAGTACATATTATTAATAATTCTAGATATGGAAATCATTATAGGGATCTTAGGAAATGGATTCATAATACTGGTGAACATCTTGGACTTTGACAAGAGAAGAAAGATCTCTTCATTGGATATGATCTTCACTGCTCTGGCCATCTCCAGACTTGCTTTTTTATGGTcactatttataattttattgataTCTGAGCTGTACCCATCTTTAATGATAACTGGAAAAGTGTTGAGAATAACTAATATTTTCTGGACCCTGACCAATCATTTCAGCATCTGGCTTGCTACATGTCTCAGCATATTTTATTTCCTCAAGATAGCCAActtttcaaattctatttttctttccctaaaaTGGAGAGTAAGAAAAGTTGTTTCAGTGACACTGCTGGTGTCTCTTCTGTTcttgtttataaatattatagTCATAAACTCATATGTTGTTATCAAGATTGATGGATATAAAGCAAATATGTCCTACAGTTCTAGTTCAAATGACTATGTAGAGTTTTCTAGGTTTCCTTTACTCACTAACACTATGTTCACATTAATACCCTTCACTGTGTCCCTGACAACTATTCTCTTGCTCATCTTCTCCCTGTGGAGACATCTAAAGAACATGCAACTCAATGTCAAAGGCTCAAGAGACACTAGTACTGCAGCCCACATAAAGGCCCTGAAAATGGTGGTCACCTTCCTGTTTCTATATACCATTTTCTTTCTGGCATTTGTTATACAGTCTTGGAAAAATGAGATTCAGCATAAAAATTTGTTCAACTTACTTTTGGATGATATAGCATTTGTTTTTCCCTCAGGCCACTCCTGTGTCCTAATTCTGGGAAACACTAAGCTCAGACAGGCTTTTCTGTCCATGATGTGGTGGTTGAGGTGCAGGCTCAATGCTGCAGAACCTCTAATCTTTAGATCACATAGGGAGTCATCTCCAATTTTCTAG